From a region of the Drosophila ananassae strain 14024-0371.13 chromosome XL, ASM1763931v2, whole genome shotgun sequence genome:
- the LOC6504755 gene encoding uncharacterized protein LOC6504755, with protein sequence MQLNDHWRKIVKIFIFAFLCTEMQTTFTQRDLAAQRGISLSEMEAISGDHGFGNTKMSAPYQASIRLAAQERLYFGKGHICSGALVAPSVVLTVGSCIFSQKKRNYYHPSELRVMLGNPQRFAPNEQGLVVGVTHIYQPPQDLALAILMLEKDVPQDHPLIQPVGLPSPGETSVLDSSDASQSLLQISSWGYDSQIRELHDLVTLNATHTVCPNTGSPRRICVQTEATGGAPSLYMDAGATLTERDRLLGLRSLDGGFEDVASHVDWILAKIGDGSNQNSSVWGALGFLVFTGYVLMVSRKTFST encoded by the exons cttttaCTCAACGCGATTTGGCCGCTCAGCGTGGCATTAGCCTGTCCGAAATGGAGGCTATCTCCGGCGATCACGGATTCGGGAATACGAAAATGAGCGCCCCCTACCAGGCATCCATCAGACTAGCGGCCCAGGAGCGGCTCTACTTCGGCAAGGGGCACATCTGCTCGGGTGCTTTGGTGGCTCCCTCCGTGGTCCTTACCGTTGGAAGTTGTATTTTCAG tcaaAAGAAGAGAAACTACTACCATCCTTCGGAGCTTCGGGTAATGCTGGGAAATCCCCAAAGATTTGCTCCTAATGAACAGGGATTGGTTGTGGGAGTTACTCACAtttaccagccgccccaggACCTGGCCCTGGCCATACTGATGCTGGAGAAGGACGTCCCACAGGATCATCCTCTCATCCAGCCCGTGGGCCTGCCCTCGCCCGGTGAGACTTCTGTCCTGGATTCCTCCGATGCTTCGCAGTCGCTGCTCCAGATAAGCAGCTGGGGCTACGACTCCCAGATCCGGGAACTCCATGACCTGGTGACCCTGAATGCCACACACACCGTCTGCCCCAATACGGGATCGCCGAGGAGGATCTGCGTCCAAACGGAGGCCACGGGAGGCGCTCCATCCCTGTACATGGATGCCGGAGCTACTCTGACGGAGAGGGATCGCCTCCTGGGACTGAGGAGTCTCGACGGTGGCTTCGAGGATGTGGCCAGTCACGTCGACTGGATTCTGGCCAAGATCGGCGATGGCAGTAACCAGAATAGTTCCGTTTGGGGGGCACTGGGTTTCCTTGTTTTTACTGGCTATGTCCTGATGGTCAGCAGGAAGACTTTTTCCACCTAA
- the LOC6504737 gene encoding uncharacterized protein LOC6504737: MFDRKLYIILLVFCVYLACCYGDLSAHDNPGDPRSTKLLPSACRNGSSAPELRLPFVDIIVNYEFPIFVLREPEEDILLLLHGPEIFRLHVAAGERRLLPLGKLAGRARGSRALGAKLVSWRHFLLLAIVLEDSLEVYQLPRELLLSEDPANLLVYDPLQEFSLPGGFLQLHLVKASADQVLLLVASNHTNIQSKVRTFEWLETYFNPLEEMTLPAIRVLQVVGRQPIYFIFGRSLKGSQSKLVLTVYELDRSSLHLQNRQALTVQGPNVQAVRFHNRNCLLACTSSASDPCIFFRMLDGQFVVYRKHTRRDLHFRRIAATKRGQLLIGARSNGEVLVFGSTRLDCFSGFVVAGREEELVEPNSILTHRNTRNETFLLLAYRKSSSAVIRTLQLDGVEEMSSNQVGATSDEDLSVVQLHRHEFEESINGLRGLLLRRRSSLEKIRNLVKSLEQNTGIKFEKPLHLLANGKIDRLQLVGRHLRTPSQLKQRLEELRHRFQGNRPRRNPRSFGAGNDNDGLMKIKGQRLRVGNLIYQGQLLPGYTLDSKDPPLLTIRQGKVLTKSLHTNELLTPKDNNENKTLDEIQSPNHECVVRHLKVSKINGVSWDSFLDSLFLRSRDTRLQGRLVLQSRTRVSSLQTRLLNGLVVDQLFNLRRAQVISSNIFMSAFFAPRLEAKSVNGLDFAKDIVFRGDNDTWIKTPVRIDQMSVSGEFQVKNQKPQARQSINDVLQQYYTGRITIQGSLTVKNVLKDTQSADIMMGNQSLSKSDLNSQYLLKNTPQNLTLLAFGNAKVTVPSLTTDYIEGHPFEEHLLSGGQDIGSLSRNHTLHLIFMNATVQGDIICKDYSSRLAEIAKDAVPLGQETNITGFKGFRAPLIVQDLETNQINGVPVSDLVLKNNPNQNFRGLKVYNQLVVTDDLEVKKDLNVSRLNGLPLEQLLGHDLSLQRLELGDTLFLEKLHFRRLNGLPFDELLSKISETEEDQSLLLHKQLLIEGNVRFEKSLQVKDINGIPWEDYLKRLVRSDVNSELKGRKTFLSDVLLTDNLKTPSINNFDLSSLLDNTLLRTTPQEIGGAYSFGSLKVSNLDVKRVNNISQQEFLDLRKDQVLKGDLYLKELSVKGSLKCPEMSNQPDLSNLPERLEQVRQLPWRNLFVTGNALWPESDNQDLEQLEYLRKHAVRKDLNQTITGHVLLRKPSIKVLQTQGNLLQDLDFKSLKEDALLRRTEDNRTQIITAPVEFLGPLRALSLSIKTNPNFGQLNGIDIPRLNASLYRLSSNQSIAANLKFLKTPKFGNLQLEDPQVNGVEIQDIYQQNKGLTWPGTALKNLTVQGDLKLGSVNTMSLEYFLDNRITLRGPALEVFGNLNFENLQLGERPLIRSINNIPLENLVLRNSNKVQTISGTKTFHGGLEWNGPGHAMNLNGKDLSESYRESIFKDRDYNIDSLVLERALFLGGTNQKARVLEPQIEERNPLEELQEVLAIKNQTTNLDLLYLDHDLQPLEVIWMKTPLKGSPDLILPLPEDTNPCQRRMLQAQLLSSQQKVLLANVSVSHRLLRIKSGDIRVKVQNHCPVRRLRSRISFSCRNESHILGMRQPVEVMDLLNLKDPDPDVSLLLLGTEKEVRVLRLNRRTCRIEDWQSVTPADGRLMKVVSLHDEDILLTSGVKSHRSVLAIHVRSPLEQQFHQLQLIHGGYDLAEIMEEQLLASCQGCRHIAIYRRNSSRVFEPLQQLSFQERIQQLTPFWINDVQYLLVITQPGAEHFYLFTFGPVGGWQQKTFGYKKRHQWAWPLIKAGGKLVGQDMAIMLLCGQNENECSLVKAILR; the protein is encoded by the exons aTGTTTGACcgaaaattatatataatattgttAGTTTTTTGTGTCTACTTGGCTTGTTGTTATGGGGATCTCAGTGCCCACGATAATCCGGGTGACCCCAGATCCACAAAACTACTGCCAAGTGCCTGCCGAAATGGTTCCTCAGCTCCGGAGCTTCGCTTACCTTTTGTGGACATAATTGTGAATTATGAGTTCCCGATTTTTGTGCTTCGAGAACCGGAGGAGGATATACTGTTGCTGCTCCACGGACCGGAGATATTCCGCCTCCACGTGGCCGCCGGCGAGAGGCGTCTCTTGCCACTCGGGAAGCTGGCGGGACGGGCAAGGGGCAGTAGAGCCCTCGGCGCTAAGTTGGTTTCCTGGCGACACTTCCTTCTGCTGGCCATCGTTCTGGAGGATTCCTTGGAGGTTTACCAACTGCCCAGGGAGCTTCTTCTCTCCGAGGATCCGGCGAATCTGCTGGTCTATGATCCTCTTCAGGAATTCTCACTGCCTGGAGGTTTTCTTCAACTGCATCTGGTGAAAGCTAGCGCAGATCAAGTCCTTCTCCTGGTTGCCTCGAATCACACAAACATACAAAGCAAAGTGAG GACCTTCGAGTGGCTGGAAACGTACTTCAATCCCCTGGAGGAGATGACTCTGCCAGCCATTAGAGTCCTTCAAGTTGTGGGTCGTCAACCCATTTACTTTATCTTTGGACGATCCCTGAAAGGATCCCAATCAAAG CTAGTGCTCACTGTCTACGAGCTGGACAGGAGTAGCTTGCATCTGCAGAACCGGCAGGCTCTCACAGTTCAAGGACCAAATGTCCAGGCTGTGAGATTCCACAACCGGAACTGCCTTCTGGCCTGCACTTCCTCCGCATCCGATCCCTGCATATTTTTCCGCATGTTGGATGGCCAATTCGTGGTCTACCGGAAACACACCCGCCGGGATCTGCACTTCCGCCGGATAGCAGCCACCAAAAGAGGACAACTCCTGATCGGAGCCCGTTCCAATGGTGaggttttggttttcggttcGACTCGCCTGGATTGCTTCAGTGGATTCGTTGTGGCTGGACGGGAAGAGGAACTGGTGGAGCCAAATAGCATCCTAACCCATAGGAACACTCGGAATGAGACCTTTTTGCTGCTGGCTTACCGGAAATCCTCGAGCGCCGTCATCCGGACTTTGCAGTTGGACGGGGTGGAGGAGATGTCCTCGAATCAAGTGGGAGCCACATCCGATGAAG ATCTCAGTGTAGTCCAACTCCATCGTCATGAGTTTGAAGAGTCCATCAATGGATTGCGTGGCCTGCTCCTCCGCCGTCGATCCTCCCTAGAAAAGATAAGAAATTTGGTTAAGTCCTTGGAACAAAATACAGGTATTAAGTTTGAAAAGCCTCTCCATCTCCTGGCCAATGGAAAAATAGATAGACTTCAGTTGGTGGGAAGACATCTACGGACTCCCAGCCAACTAAAACAGCGCCTGGAGGAGCTTCGTCACAGATTTCAAGGCAATCGACCGCGGAGGAACCCCAGATCCTTTGGCGCTGGGAATGATAATGATGGGCTCATGAAGATAAAAGGACAACGTTTACGAGTGGGTAACCTCATCTATCAGGGACAGTTACTACCAG GTTACACCTTGGACTCTAAAGACCCACCACTCTTGACCATCAGACAGGGTAAAGTTCTGACCAAGTCCTTGCACACAAATGAGCTGCTCACTCCCAAGGAtaataatgaaaacaaaacCCTTGATGAAATTCAATCACCCAACCATGAGTGTGTGGTTCGGCATCTTAAGGTTTCGAAAATAAATGGAGTGTCCTGGGACTCTTTCCTGGACTCGCTATTCCTGCGAAGTCGCGACACAAGACTCCAAGGACGTTTGGTCCTGCAGTCAAGGACACGAGTGTCCAGCTTACAGACCCGACTCCTCAATGGCCTGGTGGTGGATCAACTTTTCAATCTGCGAAGAGCTCAGGTGATCAGCTCCAATATCTTTATGTCCGCATTTTTTGCTCCCCGTTTGGAGGCCAAAAGTGTGAATGGTCTGGACTTTGCCAAGGATATTGTGTTTCGTGGAGACAATGATACTTGGATTAAAA CCCCTGTCCGTATCGATCAGATGAGTGTTTCTGGCGAGTTTCAAGTCAAGAACCAGAAACCTCAAGCTCGTCAGTCAATCAACGATGTCCTGCAGCAATACTATACAGGAAGGATAACAATTCAAGGATCCTTGACTGTTAAAAACGTGTTGAAGGATACACAAAGTGCAGATATAATGATGGGCAATCAGTCACTAAGCAAAAGTGATCTAAATAGCcagtatttattaaaaaatacaccTCAG AACTTAACCCTGTTGGCTTTTGGAAATGCCAAAGTCACAGTTCCCTCCTTGACAACCGATTATATAGAAGGACATCCGTTTGAAGAACATCTTTTGAGTGGCGGACAGGATATAGGCTCCCTTTCCCGAAATCACACTTTGCACTTAATATTCATGAATGCCACAGTCCAGGGTGATATTATTTGTAAGGATTATAGTTCCCGTTTGGCGGAGATCGCTAAGGATGCAGTTCCTCTTGGCCAGGAGACGAATATCACAGGATTCAAAGGATTCAGGGCTCCTCTGATTGTCCAGGACTTGGAAACTAATCAGATAAATGGAGTGCCTGTCTCCGATTtggttttaaaaaacaatccCAATCAGAACTTTAGGGGATTAAAGGTCTATAACCAGCTGGTTGTCACAGATGACCTTGAAGTGAAGAAGGATTTGAATGTCAGTCGCTTGAATGGCTTGCCTTTGGAGCAGCTTCTGGGCCATGATCTCAGCCTGCAGCGTTTGGAGCTCGGGGATACCCTGTTCTTGGAGAAACTACACTTCCGCCGGTTGAATGGCTTGCCTTTCGATGAACTGCTCTCCAAAATATCCGAAACGGAGGAGGATCAAAGCCTACTTCTTCACAAGCAACTGCTGATAGAAGGCAATGTCCGTTTCGAGAAGTCGCTCCAAGTAAAGGACATAAATGGCATTCCATGGGAGGATTACCTGAAGCGTCTGGTACGTTCTGATGTTAATTCGGAGCTGAAAGGACGAAAGACTTTCCTCTCCGATGTCCTACTCACAGACAATCTAAAAACACCCTCGATTAACAACTTTGATTTGAGTTCTCTTCTGGATAATACTCTACTAAGGACAACGCCCCAGGAGATCGGAGGTGCCTATAGTTTTGGGTCCTTGAAAGTCTCCAATTTGGATGTCAAGAGAGTCAACAATATAAGCCAACAAGAGTTCCTAGACTTGAGGAAGGATCAGGTTCTAAAAGGTGATCTGTACCTCAAGGAACTCTCTGTCAAAGGAAGTCTGAAATGTCCCGAAATGAGCAACCAACCAGATCTGAGTAATCTTCCAGAGCGTTTGGAGCAAGTGCGCCAGCTTCCCTGGAGGAATCTGTTCGTCACTGGGAATGCTCTCTGGCCAGAGAGTGACAATCAGGATCTGGAACAACTTGAGTATCTAAGAAAGCATGCTGTACGAAAGGATCTAAATCAGACTATCACTGGACATGTCCTTCTAAGAAAACCTTCCATAAAAGTATTACAAACTCAGGGGAATCTGTTACAGGATTTGGATTTCAAGTCCTTAAAAGAGGATGCTCTATTGCGTAGAACGGAGGACAATAGAACCCAAATAATAACAGCTCCTGTAGAGTTCCTTGGTCCCCTCAGGGCCCTATCTCTTTCCATCAAAACTAACCCGAACTTTGGCCAATTAAATGGCATAGACATTCCAAGACTCAATGCCTCTCTATACCGTCTGTCCAGTAACCAAAGTATAGCCGCCAATCTAAAATTTCTCAAGACCCCAAAGTTTGGAAATCTTCAACTCGAAGATCCACAAGTCAATGGAGTGGAGATCCAGGACATCTATCAGCAAAACAAAGGACTAACCTGGCCAGGGACAGCTCTTAAAAATCTCACAGTTCAAGGGGATCTGAAACTGGGAAGTGTGAATACCATGAGTTTGGAGTACTTCCTGGACAATCGCATAACCCTAAGAGGTCCTGCTTTGGAAGTATTTGggaatttgaattttgaaaaccTACAACTGGGAGAGAGGCCCCTCATCCGTTCCATAAATAATATTCCATTGGAGAATCTGGTACTACGAAATAGTAACAAAGTACAGACCATATCCGGGACAAAGACCTTCCATGGAGGACTGGAGTGGAATGGACCAGGACACGCCATGAACCTAAATGGCAAGGATCTGAGTGAGAGTTACAGGGAAAGTATCTTCAAGGATAGGGACTACAACATAGATAGTCTCGTACTAGAAAGAGCTCTGTTCCTGGGAGGAACTAATCAGAAAGCTAGAGTCTTAGAACCCCAAATAGAAGAAAGAAATCCTCTAGAGGAACTACAGGAGGTCCTGGCcataaaaaatcaaacaacaaACCTTGATTTACTTTATCTGGATCACGATCTTCAGCCTCTCGAGGTCATTTGGATGAAGACTCCTTTGAAAGGATCTCCGGATTTGATTCTACCCTTACCTGAGGACACTAATCCTTGCCAGCGTCGGATGCTGCAGGCTCAACTGCTCTCCTCCCAGCAGAAGGTCCTCCTGGCCAATGTCAGTGTCTCGCATCGACTTTTAAGGATAAAGTCCGGCGACATCCGGGTCAAGGTCCAAAACCACTGTCCTGTGAGGCGATTGAGGAGCCGGATCAGTTTCTCCTGTCGCAATGAATCGCACATCCTGGGAATGCGGCAGCCAGTGGAGGTCATGGATCTGCTAAATCTCAAGGACCCGGATCCCGATGTATCCTTGCTTCTGTTGGGCACCGAGAAGGAGGTGCGTGTCCTGCGCCTGAATCGAAGAACTTGCCGGATCGAAGACTGGCAGTCGGTGACCCCGGCCGATGGTCGTCTCATGAAAGTCGTCAGCCTGCATGACGAGGACATCCTGCTCACCAGCGGCGTGAAGAGCCATCGCTCCGTCCTGGCCATTCATGTGAGGAGTCCCCTGGAGCAGCAGTTCCATCAGCTCCAGCTCATCCATGGGGGCTACGATCTGGCCGAGATTATGGAGGAGCAGCTCCTGGCCAGTTGCCAGGGTTGTCGGCACATTGCCATCTATAGACGTAATAGCTCCCGGGTCTTTGAGCCCCTCCAGCAGCTGAGTTTCCAGGAGCGGATTCAGCAGCTCACCCCCTTCTGGATCAACGATGTCCAGTATCTGTTGGTGATTACCCAGCCAGGAGCGGAGCACTTCTACCTGTTCACTTTCGGCCCAGTTGGCGGCTGGCAGCAGAAAACTTTTGGCTACAAGAAGAGGCACCAGTGGGCGTGGCCCCTGATCAAGGCGGGTGGGAAGCTAGTGGGCCAGGACATGGCCATAATGCTACTTTGTGGCCAAAACGAGAATGAGTGCAGTTTGGTGAAGGCCATCCTGCGATGA